Below is a window of Bacteroidales bacterium DNA.
AGACAATGCGTGAGTCGGAAATAAAAACGCTTGTGCGAGATGCTGAACTAAATTGGCTAAAGCATCAAATAAATCCACATTTCCTATTTAACAGTTTAAATTCTATCAGTTCGCTAACCATGTCCAACCCTGAAAAGGCGCAGGAAATGGTAATTCGACTATCCGATTTACTTAGATATTCTCTAAAGCAATCATCGCAAAGCTTTGTATCAATAAGTGATGAAATTTTAAATTGTGTTAAATATCTTGAAATAGAAAAAGTTAGATTTGGTAAAAGGTTGAACTACAATATCACTGCTCCTGATGGTGTAATGAATTTCCAAGTTCCTGCAATGATATTACAACCACTCTTCGAAAATGCGATTAAGCATGGAATTGCCAGTTCATCGGAACAGGGAGAGGTAAAAGCAGTTTTTGAATCAAACCAAAACTTCCTTAAAATCATCATTTCGAATACAATGCCCGAAGAGAGCCAAAATGCGAAGGGAATGGGTGTTGGTTTGGTTAATATATCACGAAGATTAAGTCTACTTTTTGCTCAAAATGACTTGTTAAAGTCGAATATTGTTGATAGCAATTATGTTGTTGAAGTTACAATTCCAAAGTTAAACAGATAATACACAGCGATTATGAAGGCAATTATCATTGAAGATGAAGAACCTGCTCGCGATTTGCTCAGGAAATATCTTGAACCATTCACTGATATTGAGATAATTGGGGAATATATCGATGGTTATGAGGGAGCAAAGGCTATCAATAAGCTAAAGCCCGATGTGGTTTTCCTTGACATTCAACTACCCAGATTAACTGGTATTGAAGTTCTTGAACTTCTGGAACATGCTCCAATGCTTATTTTCACAACTGCTTACGATGAATACGCCCTAAAAGCTTTCGAGAAGAATGCAGTTGATTATCTTTTGAAGCCTTTCTCAAGGGATAGATTCTCACAGGCAATAGAGCGAGCCAAATCAAGGATTTCCACGCAACCAAATACCGAGCAAAGCATTCAGCAATTGGCAGAGAATCTTACAACCGAATCACATCTAACTCGAATTGTAGTAAAATCGCCAAAGGCGATGAATGTTATTCCAGTCGATGATATCCTCTACCTCGAAGCGCAGGACGATTACGTTATGATTCATACTTCCGAATCGAGGCATATGAAAAAACAAACAATGAAGTATTTCGAGGATAGGTTAAATCCCGATCAGTTCGTTCGCATTCATCGTTCATTTATTGCAAATGTTAGCCATATCACTAAATTGGAGCCATACTCAAAGGATGCTTTTATTGCTGTACTCAAGAATGGAGCGAAACTTAATGTAAGTAATTCAGGTTATAAAGCCTTGAAGGAGCGATTGTCGTTCTAATTTAATATCTTATATCATTTTAAATCCATTCAAGGATTAATTGATACTTTATAATATCTAATAAAAATAGGCTAAAGTAAATTTTGAGGTGCTGGAGAAAGGTCTTAGTTTTGTGTTATCCATCATTGTAAAAATCAATTTTAAAAACCTTATCATTTATCAAAAAACCTTAGTAGAAAAGAGGTTACAACAATGATTCAACCTTATTATTAAATAAAATGAAAATTGAGTACAACAATTTATACACCCATTTTATATTTACAACCTTGCATCGGGTTCCTCTTATTTCTGAAAAATTTCGGGAGCGAATTGAAAAATATATTACAGGAATAGTTAACAATAACGATTCCCAATTGTATGCCATATATGCAAATACTGAACATGTTCATTTTCTTATCTCTCGTTCACCGAAATTATCCGAAGAAAGTTTGGCTTCCATTGTTGCTGAAAGTTCTCAACGATTCATAAACCAAAATAATCTTTGTGACAACAATTTGTCTGGCAAGAATCTGCATCTGCCTTTTCAGTATCAAAATCGGATGTTGACAGAGTTTGTAAATACATTCTTAATCAAGCGGAACATCATCGTAAAGTAAGTTTCTCAGAAGAGTATGATGAATTTATTAAGTATTACCAAAAAACCTTACAACCTTCAAAGAAGTAACAATGATTTTGAATACTTTATAATTTATAAAAAATCTAAGTAAAATTTTATAAGGTAATAAGGTTATAAAGATGCGGTTAACCATTTTTCTACTAAGGTAGAAGAGGAAAAGGGAAATAAGTTTTTTTCGATTAACGCCACAAATCTTTCCAGCACCTCAAAATTTACTTTAACCTAAAAAAACACCAAGCAACCTTTTTCCTAAACCAATCACCTAGGAAGTAAACAATTTGGAATTATTTTTGTAGATAATTGTAATTGCTTGTACCTTTCAGCGTTTTTGTAAAAATATTATGAGTATGGCACCTCGATATCGTAACTTAAAGTTTAAACTCCTTATCGTTTTTACTCTTTTCATTAGTGTATATGCAAACGCTCAATACTTTGGACGTAACAAACCGCTTTATAAACGGTTTGATTACAATGTATACCAAACCCCAAATTTTGAAATTTACCACTATTTCAAAAACGATTCTTTAGTTAATCGCATATCGCAAACTGCCGAGAAATGGTACTGGATGCACTACCAAGTATTTCGTGACTCTATAAAGAAAAAAAATCCCTTAATCATCTATCCTAACCAAGGAGATTTCCAGCAAACCACGGCTATATCCGGAATAATTGGCATTGGAACAGGCGGTGTTACTGAGGCATTAAAAAACAGGGTTATTCTTCCAGTTACCGAAACATGGGCTCAAACAGAGCACGTGCTGGGTCATGAACTCGTACATGCGTTCCAATACAACTCCTTAATTAACGGCGACTCAACCTCTTTAAACTCCGTTCGCAATCTCCCACTTTGGATGGTGGAAGGGATGGCTGAATATCTCTCGATTGGCAGTGTCGATTACCTAACTGCAATGTGGATGAGGGATGCCGTTCTTAACGATTATCTACCCACCCTTGAGCTTATGACAAGGGATCAAAGTACATATTTCCCATACCGTTACGGTCAAGCATTTTGGGCTTTTGTTGGCAGAACATTTGGCGACAGCCTAATAAATCCAATATTCAAAGAAACAGCCAAGCGAGGATACGATTGGGCTTTAAGACGCTACGTTGGAATGGATGAGAAAACATTCTCAAATATCTGGATACAGGTTAACAAGGATTTCTATAAAAAGGTGATGAAAGATTCGGTTGATACACCAGCCGGAAACAGAACCATTTTTGAAAAAAATGCAGGTGAAATCAACATCTCCCCATCAGTTAGCCCCGATGGTCGTTATGTTGCCTTTTACTCGGAAAAAGATTTATTCTCCATCGATCTGTTTCTAGCCAATGCCGCTAGTGGTAGGATAATCAGAAAACTTTCAAGCACCGTTCATGAGAATGAAATTGATGCTCTAAATTTTATCGAATCGGCTGGAACATGGTCGCCCGATAGCAAACAATTTGCATTTGTAGCCTTCAGCAAGGGGAAAAACAAATTGCTTATTGTTGATGTCTTTAACGAAAAATTGGTTAAAGAATTTCTAATTCCAGGAGTACCCGCTTTCAACTACCCTGCATGGTCGCCTGATGGTGAAACAATTGTTGTATCGGGTTTAGTTGAAGGCATAAATGACCTATACTCATATAATTTAAAAACTGGTGAGGTAAAGAATTTAACTAACGATATTTGGTGCAACATTCACCCATCATGGTCTCCCGATGGACGCTATATTGTTTTCTCAACCGATCAACCCACGGAAGAGGATAAAAAGAATAACCGTAGAGTTGGTTACTATATCGCAATTTATGATAGCCAAACAGGTTTAACAAAAGTTCGCCCATTCTTCCCCGGAGCAGAAAATCTTAACCCCATGTTTTCTAGCAATGGAAAATCTATTTACTTCCTATCCAATAGCGATGGTTTTAGAAACCTTTATACCTACAACCTTGAATCTGGTGAAGTATACCGTCAAACTAGGATTTTAACGGGTATTAGCGGTATGACACCGCTTGCTCCAGCCATGAGTCTGGCTCGCGAAACAAACGAAATAACCTATTCGTACTATTTTAAAGGACACTACTCCATATACACTGCCGATACTATCGATTTCTCGCCCATTAAAGTGAATCCAGATTCTGTGGATTTTACAGCATCAATACTTCCCCCATTCAACAGAGCTGTTCCGGGAATTATCGATAATTATCTGAGCAACATGAGTAAATTATCTAAAACCCCCATAGATTCTTTCAAAACCATTCCTTTCAAACCCAAATTCAAACTCGATTACATCTCAAATATTGGTATGGGAATATCTACAAGTCAATATGGAACGGGTATGCAAGGAGGTGTTGAGATGCTTTTCAGTGATATTACTGGATCACACCAAATTTACACTGGGCTTGCCTTAAATGGAGAGATTTATGACTTTGGAGGACAAGTATCATATATGAATCAGAAGAATAGAATTTTCTGGGGATTATCCGTTTCACATATCCCTTATTCAATGGGCTACCAAGATCTTCCATATATTGATACTACTACATTCAATCAACCTACATGGGTATATCGGCTTCAATATATTAGAATGTTTGAGGATATGGTTGGAGGTATTGCTTACTTCCCCCTATCGCAAACCCAAAGGATAGAAACAAGCAGCTCATTTGCAAGATATTCATATAGGATTGATAACTATAACACGTACTATGATCTTAACTTTCAGAGTTCTGTGCTAAGAAAGGAAAGGGGCGTTGATCCTCCATCCTTTACAATTGGACGAACAGATTTTGCTTATGTTTTTGATAATTCAAGTTTCGGAATAGCCTCCCCTATGAAAGGGACTAGAACACGATTTGAAATTGAAAGAACCTATGGGAAATACAATTTTAACGGAGTTTTGGTTGATTTAAGAAAATACATATACAAGAAGCCCTTCTGCTTTGCTATGAGGGGTTACTACTACGGTAGGTTTGGTGTAGATAGCACCAGCAATTTTTACCCACTTAATGTTGCATACCCTTGGTTCATTCGGGGCTACGATAGAACATCCTTTTTAGAAGTTTCTTCACCCAACAGCGGGTATGTAACCTATAACCAGCTCCAAGGGCAGCAAATGGTAGTAGTAAATTTTGAGATAAGACTTCCTTTTACTGGGCCTGAAAGGCTAACTGTGCTAAAATCGAATTATTTCTATACCGAACTTGCCCTGTTTGCCGATGCCGGCCTTGCATGGGACAGCCAAAATTCTCCTGTTTTAAGATGGAAACCTAGAAACGCTGTTGAAAGGATTCCTGTTTTCAGCACAGGGGTAAGCTTAAGATTTAACCTATTCGGAATGCTTGTTATTGAGCCATTCTACGCAATACCCTATCAGCTCGGAGGAATAAAATCTGCATACATTGGGGTTAACTTCTTACCGGGATGGTAACCTATTGAGGCTAATTTCACGCTAAGTTCGCAAAGTTTTTCACAGAGTCCGCAAAGAATATGATTCATTAAATCAGTTTTTTGCGGTCTTTGTGTGTTTTGTGACTTCTTTGTGTTTTTTGTGGAATAGTTATTACGCAAAGGTTCACAAAGTATTACAAAGTTTCTCAAAGAATATCCCTTTAATTCCTGTTTACACAATATTCTTTACAAATTTGCCAGATTGACCCTACAATACGCCAGAACGTTTCTCAAGCTCGTTGGATTGATTCTGCAATTCGCCAAATCGATCCTGATAAGAGTTCCGAACTGGTACGCTAATTAACGTGAGTTCGATATAAGAAATGTAATAATGTGTTTATTTGCAGATATATATAATTATTTCATTGATTTAAATAAAATAAACTGATTGATATTTAGATTGATACATTGTTTTTTACGTTGAACTCACGTTAATTACTGAAAATTAGTTTGGTCTGTTCTCTTCGGATTTATCCCTTTGTGAGTAATTTAGTTACACTTTATAAGTAACACCAATGAATTTTGATATAACTAATCGAATTAATTAACGTATTCGTAACAAATTGTTATATAATTGACCTTGCTCGCTTTTAAATATTAAAAACATTTATTAAACTTGTACTCTTGAATATTGAAAACTTATTATTCAATAAATACTTGTTTATTATTTAATAATCAAATAATTAAATACAATATCAATAACCAATTTGCCAAACTATGAAGGATACCCCAATACCCTACGATGTAGTTAAGCAAAAAATTGCTGACTCAGGACTTACTAAAGTTGGTCGTGCAACGATTCGTGAGATTGTTCGGTTGGTAAATGAAATTGAAGCTGCTACCGGGAAAAAATATATTAGAATGGAGATGGGTGTTCCTGGATTGGAACCCAACCAAGTTGGCATTGAGGCCGAAATACAGGCTTTAAGAAATGGCGTTGCTTCAAAATACCCAATGATTGATGGTGTACCTACACTTAAAAAGGAAATATCCCGATTTGTAAAAAATTATATAAACATTGACGTTGAAGAAAAAAGTTGTATACCTACCGTTGGATCAATGCAAGGTGGTATGGCCTCGTTTCTTTTAACGAATCGATGCTATAAGGAAAAAGATACCATTCTATTTATTGATCCGGGGTTTCCAGTACAAAAGCAACAGCTTAAGGTGCTAGGAATGAAGTATGAAACATTTGATGTTTATAATCATAGGGGCGAAAAGCTTAGAGCTAAACTCGAAACTTTTCTTGAAAAAGGGAATATTTCTACTATCCTTTACTCAAATCCCAATAACCCATCGTGGATTTGCTTTACAGAAACTGAGCTTCAAATAATAGGCGAACTAGCAAACAAATACGATACTGTTGTAATTGAGGATTTAGCCTATTTTGCAATGGATTTTCGTAAGGATCTCTCAAAACCAGGAGAACCTCCTTACCAGCTAACCGTTGCTAACTATACTAAAAACTGGATTATGCTTATCTCCAGTTCAAAGGCATTTTCATATGCTGGTCAGCGCATAGGTTGCATGGTAGTTAGCAATGAATTATACTCAAGACGTTTCCCCGATTTAAAACGCTTTTTCGCATCCGATGAATTTGGGTATGCAATGATTTATGGTGCAGTATACTCTTTATCATCAGGAACATGCCATTCCGCACAGTACGGGCTTGCAGCAATGCTAAAAGCTGCTAATGATGGTACATTCAACTTTGTTGAATCCGTTAGGGAGTATGGCGAAAAAGCCAAAATCATGAAGAAACTCTTTATTGATAATGGTTTCCAATTAGTTTACGATATGGATGAGGATAAACCATTAGCTGATGGTTTCTACTTTACAATTTCATACCCCGGGTTTAGTGGTGAAGATCTAATTGATGAGCTATTGTTTTATGGAATTAGCGCAATTTCTTTGCTAATAACTGGCAGCGAAAGAATAGAGGGACTTCGAGCTTGTGTTTCTCAAGTTCAACGCACTCAATTCGAAGACCTTGAAAATCGCTTAAAGAAATTCAATCATGATCATCCTGTAAAATAGTTTATTTTTAACATAAAATCTCTCAAAATAACTCACTATGGCAAAAGTAAAAGGTGCAATTAAAGTTGATGTTGAAAAATGCAAAGGGTGCAGTCTTTGTGTTGTAGTTTGCCCCTCCAAGGTTATTGCTCTTGCAAAGGAAGTAAATGGCAAGGGTTATAATTATGCATACATGGCTAATCCAGAAGAATGTACAGGATGCACAAACTGTGCAATGGTTTGTCCAGATAGCGTTATCGATGTATATAGAGTTAAGGCCCAGGTTGGAGCTTAATCGGTAAAAATAAAAAACAAAAAAACACCCATTAAAAATGGCAGATTATAAATTAATGAAGGGAAACGAAGTCATCGCAGAGGCTGCAATACGCTTTGGCTGCGATGGATACTTTGGATACCCAATTACCCCACAGTCCGAAATTATGGAAACTCTTATGGTACGCAAACCATGGGAGGAGACTGGTATGGTTGTACTTCAAGCCGAGAGCGAAGTTGCAGCTATTAACATGGTATATGGCGGTGCTGCTTGCGGAAAAAAAGTAATGACATCATCATCAAGCCCTGGTATTAGCTTAAAGCAAGAAGGGATATCATATATTGCTGGCGCTGAACTACCATGTGTAATTGTTAACGTAGTTCGTGGAGGCCCAGGTTTAGGAACAATTCAGCCAGGACAAAGCGATTATTTCCAAGCCACAAAAGGTGGAGGACATGGCGATTATAGATTAATTGTACTTGCCCCTGCATCGGTTCAGGAGATGAACGATTTTGTTGGTCTTGGATTCGACCTTGCATTTCAATACCGTAACCCTATTATGATACTATCTGACGGTGTTATTGGTCAGATGATGGAAAAAGTTCAACTTGGTGAATTCAAACCACGTTGGACCAATGAGGAGATTATAAAAATGCATGGATCTTGGGCAACAACAGGAAAACCCTCGGATCGTGAACGTAATATCATAACATCGCTTGAACTGGATTCTAGCCGTCAGGAGAAATTCAATCATAAGCTCATCGAGAAATATAAAACTATATCTGAAAAAGAGGTACGTTTTGAGAAGATTGCTTGTGACGATGCTGAATATCTATTTATAGCTTACGGTTCATCAAGTCGTATCTGCCAAAAAGCAATTGAAATTGCTCGCGAAAAGGGTATTAAAGTTGGATTACTTCGACCAATAACCTTATTCCCATTCCCTACAAAACAGATTCAGGCGATGCTTAAGCAGGTAAAAGGAATTCTAACAGTTGAGATGAGCGCTGGACAAATGATTGAGGATGTTCGTTTAGCAGTTGAAGGTAAGGTTCCAGTTGAACATTTTGGTCGTTTAGGCGGAATGATTCCTTCACCAAATGAAGCAGTACAAGCGTTGGAAGATCAAATTATTAAAGGTAAATAGTCATGGCAGATATCAATGAAATAATAAAGGAAGAGAATCTGGTTTATAGTAAATCAAAAGTTCTTACCGATACTGTAATGTCGTACTGCCCTGGTTGTACCCATGGTGTTGTACATAAGTTGATTGCAGAGGTTATTGAGGAAATGAATATTCAGGAAAAAACCATTGGGGTTTGCCCTGTAGGTTGTTCTGTTCTTGCCTATAAATTTTTGGATATTGACATGCAACAAGCTTCTCACGGTCGTGCTCCAGCTGTAGCTACTGCGGTTTCCAGACTAAGACCCGATAAGTACGTATTTGCTTATCAAGGTGATGGCGACCTAGCATCTATAGGAACAGGTGAAATTATTCATGCATGTAACCGTGGCGAGAACATTGTTGTTATCTTCATAAACAATGGAATCTACGGGATGACAGGCGGTCAAATGGCACCAACCTCCCTAATAGGAATGCCTACATCAACATCACCCTATGGTCGTGATGCTAAACTTGCTGGGAATCCATTAAAAATAACCGAGTTAATTGCTCAGCTTCCTGGAACCACCTTTGTTACCCGTCAGGCTGCCCATACACCTGCCGCTGTTCGTAAATGTAAAAAAGCTATTCTTAAAGCTTTTGAGAATGTTGGCAATAAAAAGGGAACTTCGTTTATTGAGGTTGTATCTACTTGCAGCTCAGGCTGGAAACTTTCTCCCGTTAAATCGAACGAGTGGATGGTTGAGCACATGCTACCATTCTATCAACTTGGCGATCTTAAGGACGAATAATTAATGGTTTTAAGGTTGAATCAATAAAAACGAAGATAACAATGACAGAAGAAATTATAATAGCAGGATTTGGCGGACAAGGTGTTCTATCCATGGGTAAAATACTTGCCTATTCAGGAATTATGCAGGATCAGGAAGTATCCTGGATGCCTTCGTATGGCCCTGAAATGCGTGGTGGAACAGCCAACGTTACCGTAATCCTTAGCGATACTCGCATTAGCTCACCAATCCTTATGGAGTATGATACAGCCATTATACTTAACCAGCAATCAATGGATAAGTTTGAGAAGTCTGTAAAAAAAGGTGGTACGTTAATTTATGATCCAAATGGTATTACCCGCCATCCAGATCGTAAGGATATAAAGATTTTCAAGGTTGAGGCTGCTGAAGAAGCCGCTAAAATGCAGAGCGCAAAATCATTTAACATGCTAGTACTTGGCGCTTTCCTTAAAATTAAACCCATTGTGAAGATGGATAACGTTATTAAAGGTTTAAAGAAATCGCTCCCCGAAAGACATCACCATTTAATTCCAATGAATGAAAAAGCGATAACCCGTGGAATGGAAATAATTGTTGAAGTTAAATAGTTGCCGACCACACATTTCTTTCAGAAAACCCTGCATTTATGCGGGGTTTTTTGTTATGAAAAAAATTGAATGTTAAATGTTTTATTAATTCCAAAAATTTGAAAATAGATATAATTGTTTAACTTCGTTACTGGTTTTAAATACAGATTTTAATTTGAGGAATTGTATAGTAAACCTATCGAAGAATGCGATTAAACAAAAATAAATGCAGCTAGTTGAAAAGTGAAAAAATTATTAGGGAATGGTTTGGCAGTGTGTTTGGATTTTTCAGGTTATATCAACGGTGCAATAACGATGTGAATAAAAAAAATATTCTATAATTTTATAAATAGGAGATGATTTTTTAAATTAATAACTTTAGCTTTAAATTAAATCAACATGAAGTATTTGAAAAATTTAGTAACAGTATCGTTTGCAATTACAATAGTTTTAGGTGCGTGTACAAAGGATGAATACGCTCTCAATAAAATGAACTCGAATGAACAGCACGGTAAAAAGAGTTCGATTGCACAACCAAGCGAAGGGCTTATGTCATTGGGTAATCAATTAGAAGACCCTTACGCCCTAAAGAACATGAAAAAAGCATATTCGAATTTGAAGGCTGCCAACCCCAGCTTGCCTGATGTTAATATTCAGCCAACACATTTATACATGCGTTTTTTACCCAGCACTGAGGAAGAATTGAGTTTGCTCAAATCTGATACTTCGTTGGTTCTGTATGATTACCCCTTGAACTTTGAAATTACCACTTCAGGTACATACTACCATGACCCATCAATACCCGAAACGGCTATAACCTGGCAGTACTGCGTTATACCCATTAAGCATAGCATTCCTAACGTTCCTCACGAATTGCTCTACGAGGTATATATCCCTGATGATGATATTGTCAACACAAAGGGTTCGCCAGAGGTAAATCAGCTTTTGCTCGACATGGAAACCGAATCCGTAAACTTAACTGGTAATATGCCTAAGGGTATATTACCATCCAAATGGACACCGAAAGGAACTATTCTGGTTTGGGACGATATTTTAACCACAACCACCTACACGCAAGTTTTTGACCACTGGGAGTACTACGATTGTAGCCAAGCTGCTCCTCTTCAACAAGCAAATGCAACAAATCCAGCAAAACATATAATGCAAATGGCTCCTGTTGATCCAATCGACCCAACACAATGTCAACGCGCAGTATATCGCACCGTGGCTACTACAACCCAAGGCCGATATATTCCTCTTGTAGGTGCCAGTGTTCATGCCCGATGGTTTGTTCATATTGAAACTGATTTGACCGATGCCAATGGGTATTTCCAAACCAGCCGATTCAGGTATGAAGTTAACTATGCTATAAAGTGGGAAAGATCACACTACGACATTAGGAATGGAATGTTCTTGCAGGCATGGTATAATGGGCCCAAACAGAAAGGCGACTGGAATTTAAATATAAAAGGGGGCAAATCAATAATGTTTGCAACTATGCACCGTGCCGCTTGCAAACATTTTTATGGGGATAATCTAGGTCTAAACAGACCAACACTCAACTACGGAGGAAAAACAAAAATATGTTATAGGGATGGTGTGGGTACAGGTGTATTCTGGGGTGATTGGAGTACTTCTGGTATATTACCCGATATTCAGGTTTGGGGGAAGGATCAATATGGTTATAGACCTACACAAGAAATCTTTGGAACAACCGCCCACGAACTTGGACATCAGGCACATTCCCAGAATCTAGGCAATATACAGTACTGGCAGGTATCAAAGATTATCTATGAGAGCTGGGCGGATGCCGTTGAGTGGGCACTATCGAATGATGAATACCATTACTGGGGGAATAGATTTGGTATTGCCGTGGGTATTAACTATAATCACCCTTATAACAAACATGATATTTGGCCTTTTGTGGATGATAAAGCATATTCACCTATTTTTATTGACTTAATGGATGATAATAATCAGAGGACATTGAGTTCAAGACTTCCTAATGATTTAATTAAAGGTTATACCCTATCATATGTGAATTGGTATATTTTAAGGAATTCTTATGGCATAAGCAGTTTGTTCAATGAAGTTAAAAACCATAAGATTACGGGGGTAACAGATACTCAAATAAATGAACTGTTTGCTTTATATTGGTAATAATTAATTCGAACACATCAAATGCATTATGCATTTGACGGTTTCTCAATAAAAATATAAAATTATGAAACGTTTAATAGTAATTATAATAAGTATAATTGGCACAATAACTTTATCTTGCATAAAGGAGTATGAAACCTCAATTGATTTTTGTGTGAAAAATGCTTCTGGACATGATGTGAGTTTGTTTGTATCCAAATCAGATATTGAATTTGGTCATATTACTGACACTATCCTTGCGATACCAAATGAAGCAGAGTTTGTTTATAACCACTCAGAGAAAGGGAAGGGAAGTGGTGAATACGTTTTTCCCTTTGGATTTCATTCTGATTCTGCCTGTATTACCTTTGATGATGGTTTACGATTGATTTACCTAAGAGAAGACATTGTTCCACGGAATATTTTGCACAAAGAGAGTTACATAGGTGGAAAGGTGAGCGAAAGGCATGGTCTTTACCACTACCAATACACTTACACCATCACTGAGGCTGATTATATTAATGCAGAAAAATAATTAACTGAACACAGCCGAAGTTAAATTTAAACTGGGTTGAAATAAAGATAGGGAAGTAAACCCTGATAATTAGGATTTGCATTCCGAGTTTCTGTTAATTATAATCATATTTATAATACT
It encodes the following:
- a CDS encoding histidine kinase — protein: MQNPILSKKLGIIVFSIWWTAMALAQFAALSIFYGLKTEISAVDSLVYNIIFAALSLGIWYWVRYSDLEKQKIFNIVLNHLSSASLSILIWITISDFILKSIFPNDTSYIDFLNTSLPWRIAIGSFYYILSGLIYYLIIYIQNFREQTMRESEIKTLVRDAELNWLKHQINPHFLFNSLNSISSLTMSNPEKAQEMVIRLSDLLRYSLKQSSQSFVSISDEILNCVKYLEIEKVRFGKRLNYNITAPDGVMNFQVPAMILQPLFENAIKHGIASSSEQGEVKAVFESNQNFLKIIISNTMPEESQNAKGMGVGLVNISRRLSLLFAQNDLLKSNIVDSNYVVEVTIPKLNR
- a CDS encoding response regulator encodes the protein MMKAIIIEDEEPARDLLRKYLEPFTDIEIIGEYIDGYEGAKAINKLKPDVVFLDIQLPRLTGIEVLELLEHAPMLIFTTAYDEYALKAFEKNAVDYLLKPFSRDRFSQAIERAKSRISTQPNTEQSIQQLAENLTTESHLTRIVVKSPKAMNVIPVDDILYLEAQDDYVMIHTSESRHMKKQTMKYFEDRLNPDQFVRIHRSFIANVSHITKLEPYSKDAFIAVLKNGAKLNVSNSGYKALKERLSF
- a CDS encoding tolB protein precursor, whose translation is MSMAPRYRNLKFKLLIVFTLFISVYANAQYFGRNKPLYKRFDYNVYQTPNFEIYHYFKNDSLVNRISQTAEKWYWMHYQVFRDSIKKKNPLIIYPNQGDFQQTTAISGIIGIGTGGVTEALKNRVILPVTETWAQTEHVLGHELVHAFQYNSLINGDSTSLNSVRNLPLWMVEGMAEYLSIGSVDYLTAMWMRDAVLNDYLPTLELMTRDQSTYFPYRYGQAFWAFVGRTFGDSLINPIFKETAKRGYDWALRRYVGMDEKTFSNIWIQVNKDFYKKVMKDSVDTPAGNRTIFEKNAGEINISPSVSPDGRYVAFYSEKDLFSIDLFLANAASGRIIRKLSSTVHENEIDALNFIESAGTWSPDSKQFAFVAFSKGKNKLLIVDVFNEKLVKEFLIPGVPAFNYPAWSPDGETIVVSGLVEGINDLYSYNLKTGEVKNLTNDIWCNIHPSWSPDGRYIVFSTDQPTEEDKKNNRRVGYYIAIYDSQTGLTKVRPFFPGAENLNPMFSSNGKSIYFLSNSDGFRNLYTYNLESGEVYRQTRILTGISGMTPLAPAMSLARETNEITYSYYFKGHYSIYTADTIDFSPIKVNPDSVDFTASILPPFNRAVPGIIDNYLSNMSKLSKTPIDSFKTIPFKPKFKLDYISNIGMGISTSQYGTGMQGGVEMLFSDITGSHQIYTGLALNGEIYDFGGQVSYMNQKNRIFWGLSVSHIPYSMGYQDLPYIDTTTFNQPTWVYRLQYIRMFEDMVGGIAYFPLSQTQRIETSSSFARYSYRIDNYNTYYDLNFQSSVLRKERGVDPPSFTIGRTDFAYVFDNSSFGIASPMKGTRTRFEIERTYGKYNFNGVLVDLRKYIYKKPFCFAMRGYYYGRFGVDSTSNFYPLNVAYPWFIRGYDRTSFLEVSSPNSGYVTYNQLQGQQMVVVNFEIRLPFTGPERLTVLKSNYFYTELALFADAGLAWDSQNSPVLRWKPRNAVERIPVFSTGVSLRFNLFGMLVIEPFYAIPYQLGGIKSAYIGVNFLPGW
- a CDS encoding pyridoxal phosphate-dependent aminotransferase; protein product: MKDTPIPYDVVKQKIADSGLTKVGRATIREIVRLVNEIEAATGKKYIRMEMGVPGLEPNQVGIEAEIQALRNGVASKYPMIDGVPTLKKEISRFVKNYINIDVEEKSCIPTVGSMQGGMASFLLTNRCYKEKDTILFIDPGFPVQKQQLKVLGMKYETFDVYNHRGEKLRAKLETFLEKGNISTILYSNPNNPSWICFTETELQIIGELANKYDTVVIEDLAYFAMDFRKDLSKPGEPPYQLTVANYTKNWIMLISSSKAFSYAGQRIGCMVVSNELYSRRFPDLKRFFASDEFGYAMIYGAVYSLSSGTCHSAQYGLAAMLKAANDGTFNFVESVREYGEKAKIMKKLFIDNGFQLVYDMDEDKPLADGFYFTISYPGFSGEDLIDELLFYGISAISLLITGSERIEGLRACVSQVQRTQFEDLENRLKKFNHDHPVK
- a CDS encoding 4Fe-4S binding protein, whose translation is MAKVKGAIKVDVEKCKGCSLCVVVCPSKVIALAKEVNGKGYNYAYMANPEECTGCTNCAMVCPDSVIDVYRVKAQVGA
- a CDS encoding 3-methyl-2-oxobutanoate dehydrogenase subunit VorB, producing the protein MADYKLMKGNEVIAEAAIRFGCDGYFGYPITPQSEIMETLMVRKPWEETGMVVLQAESEVAAINMVYGGAACGKKVMTSSSSPGISLKQEGISYIAGAELPCVIVNVVRGGPGLGTIQPGQSDYFQATKGGGHGDYRLIVLAPASVQEMNDFVGLGFDLAFQYRNPIMILSDGVIGQMMEKVQLGEFKPRWTNEEIIKMHGSWATTGKPSDRERNIITSLELDSSRQEKFNHKLIEKYKTISEKEVRFEKIACDDAEYLFIAYGSSSRICQKAIEIAREKGIKVGLLRPITLFPFPTKQIQAMLKQVKGILTVEMSAGQMIEDVRLAVEGKVPVEHFGRLGGMIPSPNEAVQALEDQIIKGK
- a CDS encoding 2-oxoglutarate oxidoreductase — its product is MADINEIIKEENLVYSKSKVLTDTVMSYCPGCTHGVVHKLIAEVIEEMNIQEKTIGVCPVGCSVLAYKFLDIDMQQASHGRAPAVATAVSRLRPDKYVFAYQGDGDLASIGTGEIIHACNRGENIVVIFINNGIYGMTGGQMAPTSLIGMPTSTSPYGRDAKLAGNPLKITELIAQLPGTTFVTRQAAHTPAAVRKCKKAILKAFENVGNKKGTSFIEVVSTCSSGWKLSPVKSNEWMVEHMLPFYQLGDLKDE